AAAAACTCTGTTGTCCAAGATATATCCGAACGTGAAGGAGTAGAAGCATCTGCTTTACAAGTTGTCAAAGCAGAAAAAGAAACTTGGTCTGATGGTTGTCTAGGTCTAAAAACTAGTGGATTGTGTACCATGGCAACTATAACTGGTTGGCGTGTCACAGTGACAGATGCACAACAAACTTGGGTATACCGGACAGATGAATCTGGAAGTATGGCAAAACTGGACGAAGAGTCTACAAAAATTGCCAGCACTACAATGGTAAGAAGACAAATCACCACTCAACGAGTCAGTACTCAGATTCAAAAAAGACAAACTGTTAGAGACCTCCACAGAATGATTGATCCTATGATGAGAGAAAGATAATTTCAGTGTGCAGCCTACCTCATGTCTCCAAAATCTATCATTCAACTCACCGAAAATCTAAAATCTCTTTACATCAAAACAGCGAAAAAACTCAAGGGAAGCGACCGACGACAATTCATGGCAGAAGTGGTCAAAGGGTTGGGAATAGGTGGACAGACTTTAGTAGAACGTGAATTGGGGTGGAATAGACGCACTATCCGTAAAGGGATGCAGGAGTTAGAGAGTGGTCAGCCTTTTATTGATGGTTTCGAGCGTAGTGGACGTAGGCGGGTGGAAACAAAATTACCAAACTTGTTGTCGGATATTAAATCTTTAGTAGACCCACAAAGCCAAACTGACCCCAGCTTTAAAAGTATCCGTTTATATACACGCATGACTGCAAGTGAAGTACGTCGTCAGCTAATTGAACAATGTGGTTATAGTGACGAAGAACTACCTTCATCAGAGACAATTCGACGACGATTGAATGATTTGGGTTATACCTTAAAACGAGTTCTTAAAACTAAGCCTACCAAGAAGATTCCAGAAACAGAAGCCATTTTTGAACAAGTCGAGCAAATCAATACTGAAGCTGATAATGATCCTCATACTCTGCGAATCTCCATTGATGCGAAGGTGGCAGTTAAAGTTGGAGAATTTGACAGAGGTGGAAAAACTCGCGTACCGACTATCTCCCTAGACCATGATTTTGCTCCAGAAACAACCCTTATTCCCTACGGAATTTTTTTACCTGAATACAACGAATTATTTCTATTTTTCGTTTCTTCAAAATTGACTGCTGATTGTATTGTTGACATAGTTGAAAGCTGG
The Calothrix sp. 336/3 DNA segment above includes these coding regions:
- a CDS encoding ISAzo13 family transposase produces the protein MQLTENLKSLYIKTAKKLKGSDRRQFMAEVVKGLGIGGQTLVERELGWNRRTIRKGMQELESGQPFIDGFERSGRRRVETKLPNLLSDIKSLVDPQSQTDPSFKSIRLYTRMTASEVRRQLIEQCGYSDEELPSSETIRRRLNDLGYTLKRVLKTKPTKKIPETEAIFEQVEQINTEADNDPHTLRISIDAKVAVKVGEFDRGGKTRVPTISLDHDFAPETTLIPYGIFLPEYNELFLFFVSSKLTADCIVDIVESWWQSIKHRFTHIQKLVINQDNGPENHSRRTQFMKRIIDFATSSKLSLQLAYYPPYHSKYNPVERCFGWLEQHWNGSLVDTVEAVLNFAKTLTFKGQNPVVTLVEKVYSTGVKLTNKAMAEVEKQIYRLPNLRKWFVEVFAKPA